A genomic segment from Nitrospinota bacterium encodes:
- a CDS encoding efflux RND transporter periplasmic adaptor subunit — MNYNKIGRNKNILLWLSVLLLLFPFGCADEKPEATGKKREFSLPVHIGKVVYLDVMDQVRTVGNIQAEQRVVINTEVKGQVSRILVDEGMRVRKGELLALIDPREYKLELERLQTDLSVAQIEYEKSEEGLRLEDKEKLKAQVNADESALQLAVKEKERFEKLMAQGFVSQSELDQAVDRARRAGDVLQISKAALNAGMSSRGEDIEQKKSSVEGIKKRIDMAKLDLTKASVKAPFDGVVISKKIEQGAFASAGTPIVEMIGASRLKAVLEMPQGYRGKLKQLEGAEFLAKELNQRFKYGKNLAKSIRVIPDANIYSGNIKVQIDLSNPDASLFPGVNLEAIMNFGVRKNVMHVPSIALVIGDQGTVVYIMKNKKAHLVPVKAYKERDEYVEIEDFTKQLGADVDLILRGSGAVFPGANVFPTNLSPEAETPFNAASSNSDADTKPAKSPET, encoded by the coding sequence GTGAATTATAACAAAATTGGTCGCAACAAAAATATTCTGTTGTGGCTTTCAGTTCTTTTATTGCTCTTCCCGTTTGGCTGTGCCGATGAAAAACCGGAGGCCACTGGCAAAAAGAGAGAGTTTTCCCTTCCGGTTCATATTGGCAAGGTGGTCTATCTGGATGTGATGGATCAGGTCCGTACCGTCGGCAACATTCAAGCGGAACAGCGGGTGGTGATTAATACGGAAGTGAAGGGACAGGTTTCCCGAATTTTGGTGGACGAGGGAATGCGGGTCAGGAAGGGCGAGTTGCTGGCACTCATTGATCCCCGCGAATACAAATTGGAACTGGAACGACTGCAAACCGACCTGTCGGTGGCGCAAATTGAATATGAAAAGTCCGAGGAAGGTCTTCGTCTGGAGGATAAGGAGAAACTGAAAGCTCAGGTCAATGCCGATGAAAGCGCGTTGCAGTTGGCGGTTAAAGAGAAAGAGCGATTTGAAAAGTTGATGGCTCAGGGGTTTGTTTCGCAGTCGGAGTTGGATCAGGCCGTGGACCGTGCCCGCCGGGCCGGAGATGTCCTGCAAATCAGCAAGGCCGCTCTTAATGCGGGAATGAGCTCCCGTGGGGAAGACATCGAACAGAAAAAATCCTCAGTAGAAGGCATCAAAAAACGCATCGACATGGCCAAGCTCGACCTGACCAAAGCGTCTGTGAAGGCTCCTTTTGACGGTGTGGTGATTTCAAAAAAAATAGAACAGGGCGCTTTCGCCAGTGCAGGAACGCCGATTGTGGAAATGATCGGCGCCTCGCGTTTGAAAGCCGTCCTTGAAATGCCGCAGGGTTACCGGGGCAAATTGAAGCAATTGGAAGGAGCCGAATTCCTCGCCAAGGAACTCAACCAGCGGTTCAAGTATGGAAAAAACCTGGCCAAGAGCATCCGGGTCATTCCAGACGCCAATATTTATTCGGGCAATATAAAAGTTCAAATCGATCTGTCGAATCCAGACGCATCGTTGTTTCCCGGTGTGAACCTGGAAGCGATCATGAATTTTGGCGTCCGAAAAAATGTGATGCATGTGCCCTCTATAGCTTTGGTGATTGGCGATCAGGGAACGGTGGTGTACATCATGAAAAATAAAAAAGCCCACCTGGTTCCGGTTAAAGCCTACAAGGAGCGGGACGAATATGTGGAGATTGAGGATTTCACCAAACAACTGGGAGCCGATGTGGATTTGATTCTGCGTGGGTCCGGGGCGGTGTTTCCCGGAGCCAACGTATTTCCGACGAACCTGTCTCCAGAGGCGGAAACCCCTTTCAATGCTGCATCTTCGAACTCGGATGCGGATACGAAACCAGCCAAATCGCCTGAAACCTGA